A window of Choloepus didactylus isolate mChoDid1 chromosome 21, mChoDid1.pri, whole genome shotgun sequence contains these coding sequences:
- the BRI3 gene encoding brain protein I3 isoform X1: protein MAHKPLLQERPPAYSLEAGRGDCACGPRGYGAIPSAPPPPCPYLVAGIPTPHPRVYSIHGRHVTRYPANSIVVVGGCPVCRLVARTPLLHVLSSNLQSRGSGGLLHLPGHLPGHHPLPLWIHLLFCLEEAKMPQLWSKLCLKGTIHRAFLHSVIFF from the exons ATGGCCCACAAGCCGCTGCTGCAGGAGCGGCCCCCCGCCTACAGCCTGGAGGCCGGCCGGGGCGACTGCGCGTGCGGCCCGCGCGGCTACGGGGCCATCCCCAGCGCCCCGCCGCCGCCCTGCCCCTACCTCGTCGCAG ggatacccaccccccaccccagggtctACAGCATCCACGGCCGGCACGTCACCCGCTACCCGGCCAACTCCATCGTGGTGGTCGGAGGCTGCCCGGTCTGCAG ATTAGTGGCGAGGACTCCGCTTTTACACGTGCTGAGTAGTAACTTGCAG AGTCGGGGTTCTGGAGGACTCCTTCACCTTCCTGGGCATCTTCCTGGCCATCATCCTCTTCCCCTTTGGATTCATCTGCTGTTTTGCCTTGAGGAAGCGAAGATGCCCCAACTGTGGAGCAAACTTTGCTTAAAGGGAACAATACACCGAGCTTTCCTACACTCAGTTATCTTTTTCTAA
- the BRI3 gene encoding brain protein I3 isoform X2, with protein MAHKPLLQERPPAYSLEAGRGDCACGPRGYGAIPSAPPPPCPYLVAGIPTPHPRVYSIHGRHVTRYPANSIVVVGGCPVCRVGVLEDSFTFLGIFLAIILFPFGFICCFALRKRRCPNCGANFA; from the exons ATGGCCCACAAGCCGCTGCTGCAGGAGCGGCCCCCCGCCTACAGCCTGGAGGCCGGCCGGGGCGACTGCGCGTGCGGCCCGCGCGGCTACGGGGCCATCCCCAGCGCCCCGCCGCCGCCCTGCCCCTACCTCGTCGCAG ggatacccaccccccaccccagggtctACAGCATCCACGGCCGGCACGTCACCCGCTACCCGGCCAACTCCATCGTGGTGGTCGGAGGCTGCCCGGTCTGCAG AGTCGGGGTTCTGGAGGACTCCTTCACCTTCCTGGGCATCTTCCTGGCCATCATCCTCTTCCCCTTTGGATTCATCTGCTGTTTTGCCTTGAGGAAGCGAAGATGCCCCAACTGTGGAGCAAACTTTGCTTAA